Sequence from the Sciurus carolinensis chromosome 1, mSciCar1.2, whole genome shotgun sequence genome:
cagtatttgtctttttgtaactggtttattttgcttagaaaaATTTCCTCAAGTTCATCCACATTATAGTATGTgacagtatttctttcttttctaaaggtGAATAATATTCTATGTTCATACCATATTTTATTATCCATTAATCCTTAGATGGACCCTTAAGTCGCTTCCAgctcttggctgttgtgaataatgctgccatgaacatggGTATGAAGATATTTCCTTGAGCTccttcttttagttcttttgaatatatgCCCAGGAGTGAgattactgggtcatatggtaattctcattttaatattctgaGGAACCATCATAcagttttccatagtggttgtaccattttacattcccattaaCAGTGCACAAGGATTCTAGTTTCTCTACTTCAGGATTTTTTTGACTTTGCACTGGGGCAACTGTGACCAATCTCCTGCtcatctattatatatatattaaatttcattgtgtatattgaGCAGTGTCCTTGTTGGTTTTCCGTCCATCTATTTTGTCCCTGGGGTTATCAACTTTTATTAACAAACTTAATTCCATGTGAGTTAAGTTCCCTTGACCGGCTGTTTGACTTTGCAGACCATTAAGATAATTGTGATTCCCTGTGTTCTACTACTGCCACCTGGCCTGCTTGCTTGGCGTGGGATTGGGAGTATTGTTTCTACTGCTATTAATAATCCCAGCTCTGTTACTCCCTCTCCTACCTTCATGCCTAGCCTGCAGAAGAGAGCCATCCATTGAGCTTAGGGCTGTTGGTGTTTCTCTTATTTGTACACTCCTTCATATTGTGGTGAATGTTGCGTCTCAGGGTCTTCCATGAAGCATAATCCCATGGTGAGTCTCAAATAGTAGATCCATTTCAGCATGTCTGCTTCCCTAAGCTTCTAAATTCCTTCCTTTACAGCTGATACGGCAATTCATGAATTTCAACTTTGCTTAGTGTAGGGCATCACTTTTTCTAGGATTCCGTAGCACATCTGAACCATCTCCTGTGGTCCATGCTGAAGTGTAAATCCTGTATCCCAAGAGGGTACCCTCCAACTCATAAACTCTTTCTTATTCAGGATTATATTCTGGTATTATCAAAATCTAGAtcctgggttggggatgtagcttagtaatagagtgcttgcctagcatgcacaaggccctgggttcaatcttcagtaccatcaagggagaaaaaaaaaaaaaaatccagatccATGTGAACCTACACAGATCCTGTTGAAACATGTTgggtattattttctttcctccctaATCAGGTCCAGCATGTTCTTGGCTGAATTATGCTGTGACTTGGCCCTAGTTATCATTTTGGCAGCCAGGAGAGGAGATGGGGCAGATCTAGAGGGGCACTTCTGttaccttattaaaaaaaaaaaaaaaaaaaaaaaaaaaaaaagacctctgcATTGTTTTTCCTGAGTGGCAGATGATGTTGCCTTTTAATGGGGAGGGGTGGGATGCTTTTGAAGGCTATGAGGGTTGAGGGGAAActgcaaattaaaaatctttggtTTGCATCAAATGTTCCCACTAATGTGTCAGGGTTCCAGTTCAGATTTCCTCAACCAGAACCCAGATCTTGGCATGGCAGAGCTACCTGCTTCACTGGAGGGTAGTTCTTGAGGCTCCACATCTCTATTAAGCTCAGAGTTAGTCGTCTTCTTACACTCTTCTCCTACCTTGGCAGATAATGGCCTCTTTGTAAGTACCAAAGAGGACACTGACCTTCTCATACAGTTTCAATTGTTTGTTAACTGCTTTCCCTTATCTCTCTAAGATACCAAGGCAGTTTAGTAACAACCAGCCATTTCCATTGTCCTTGTATGCATTGTACTGCTGTACTTTTCAAATGTCCCATTTTTTTCATTGGCCAGGGTGGTTCCTTAGATCAGATCATCTTCTTAAATGACTACTGGTGAaagttgatatatatattttttaaagctggaGACTGTTCATATCTctgttttccttcaaatattGCTTACAAACTGAAAAGTTCCTTTTACTTCATCCTTCTAATAATATCATTCATAGCTAAGGAAGCCTTATTGGTACTTTCACCATTATGCCTGGAAATCATCTTAGCCATCTCCAGTGAGTTTCTTAGGTACATTTTCACTTCGACAGGTAATATAAATCACTCCATTTCTATAAAAGATGGCAGAACCTTTCTCTAGTTCCAATAGCAATTTCTTCCCTGATCATCCAGCCTCAACTAACATGTCCATGTTGCCCTTCTAGTCCCTGCCGCTGGTTCCAAGTCAATATCACATGTTTTAGGTTTTAATTATGGCAACATCCTACTtccaagaaacaattttttaGTATGAATTGCTGAGTAACCAAGCACCCCAAAACTTGTCTTAAGTCAACAATGATTTATGATTTCCTCAGAATTCTGAAGGTTGACTGGGCAGTTTGTCCTCCAGTTTTACTTGGTTCACAGCCTTCAGTTGTATTTGGCTGGAGGCTTAGATGTTGGGATAGAGCCACATGGTTTGGGGGCCTCTTTCACCACATGATGTCACATCAAGGATACTAGGCCTGCCAAATGGACATGCAACTGAATTTTAAGAGGACCAGAGTGGAAACTACAACTTTCCTTAAGGCCTAAGCGCTGGAACTTACACCTATGGTATGTTCTATTATTAGTCCAAGCAAGTCATGAGATTTGAGGAGCAGTTGGAGAAATAACAATGCCTCTTgaatagaagaaacagtaaaCTCACATAATAGAAGAGTATATGGAAGGTTGATTGacgacttttttttttacactgaggactgaacccaggagtgcttaaccacttagctacatctcctgttcttttttttttttttttttttaattattttgtggaCTGgctgtggtggcatacacctgtaatcctaccagctcaggaagctgaggcagggggatcactagttcagagtcagcctcagcaacttagcctaagtaacttagtgatacgctaaataaaatattaaaaaagggtggggtgctggggatgtggtttggtttttaagtgcacctgggttcaatccctggttacccccccaattttttttttttttttttttttgagacagggtctcactaagttctttggcacttgctaaattgctgaggctggctttgaacttgcgatcctcctgcctcagcctcccaagctgctgggattataggcgtgcactcCTGCACCTGGCTGAGGACCATTTTTAAATGACCCATCACACTTACAGTGTTTAAGATTCCTTTTAGACAGGTAGAGATATCAAATAGGCACATGGCTATGAGGGCTTAGATGGGGGAGGTTTGGGACTTAGGCTTGAGAAATGCATTCAGAAGTCATCACCGTATGGACATGGCACATTATGTGAATCATCCTGCTCTCTGGGTTCTTGGTTACTGCCTAAGTCTGAATTGTGCAGGAGGCGTAGTGCTAGCAGAGTGCTGCCCTCTGCAGCCAGGGCTGGTGGAGGTTGGGGGTGAGGGGAGGAACAGTCTGTTTTTGAGGTGGATCTAAGTCCACTTCTCCTCCTGCACATAAAGCAGTTCACTaaccctcttcctcccttcctccctcccccttccatCTCCATAGAAATACACATTGGAGGTTAGGACACTGGGCTAAAGACAGGACAAGAAGCTATTCCACTATCTTGCTTTGTATCTAAGGAAAGGAACCCTGGGACCCGAtccacatgcttgtaatcccagtgactcgggaggctgaggcaggaggattgtaaattcaaggccagcctgggcaatttaacaagaccttgaccccaaataaaatacaataaaaagggctgcagatgtagttcagtgacagaggtcctgggttctatctgtagcaccaaaaaaaaaaaaaaaaaaaaaaaaagaagaagatgaagaaagaaatattggAAGGGGATGTTTGCACTCATGGTTTTAATAtctggagaaaggaagaggaaaaattgaAGTTAAGTCTCTAGTATTCTGAAAAAAGGGGTGATTTCTAGGTTATCCCAAACAAAttggaagcaaagagaaggagaagttaAGAGCTGAAGGTCATGACTCAGATCTGGAGTTCCAGTGCTTGCTTTTCTATGAATTACTGTTCCTCATATTAAGTCTTTAGGAAAATTGCCTGAAGTCTATCCTTGCTTTAGTGGTATCAACCTCTATGCTTATGATCATTTAGGAGGAGATGGGAATCTGTAATTGTCCAACTGCTCCCCAACCTTAACACACTTCTCTCCACACTTGTTAACTCTCCAAGATCCTATATTTAAACTGGCTCTGCTAATTTTTGCATTCTCCCCATTCCTGCTTCCAAACCCTGGGGTTGCAGTGGGGTTGGGCTAAGGCATGTACACGACTTTCAGGCTCCATCTCTCATTTCCTGAGTGGAGTTGGGCTGCACTAATTGACCTCGAGGGTCTCAGCTGTGCTAAGTTGGGTGTTTGTTAGATCTCGTTAGGCTTGTAATTAGTGCAGGGAATCTAGGTCAGAGACAACCGTTGGAGTGATGGTCTCCTGGGGCATGAATAAAAGTGGGGAATAGCAAACAGGTTCCTCATTCTGTGGGTGGGATGAACTGGGGACAGTGGAACTCATGTGATACACACAGACACAAGATCACGTGCAGAAATGCACTCAAactctggggtgtgtgtgtgtgtgtgtgtgtgtgtgtgtgtgtgtgtgtgtgtgttcgctCCCGCTTTTACTCGGGTTTCCTTCCAACCTCTCCATATATGGTGTTGCTCCAGAGCAGGCTGGGGATTGGCTGCTGTTGGAAGGTAGAAGGatagcagaaaaagaaataaaccaagctTTGGGAGGGAGTGAGAaagctgtatgtgtgtgtgtgtgtgtgtgttggcgcTGGGGGGCACGGTAGCCCAGTTCTGAGGGTGGTAGAATGGGCTAGGTCTGCTCGCCTGTGAGGGGCAGATAGGGGAGAGAATCTTTTAGACTGGTTTCTGGGGAGAAGGAGGTAAATTACTGTTGGCAAAGGGGTTGGAAGAGTGGGTGAGGAGGAAGGCAAGAGCTATTTCCCTAGGGTTGGAGTTTTAAGCCTAGCATGGTGTTTATGAAAATTGGAGCAGGGGTtagaaaaatgtgcttttttcttttctttccttttctttttacccTAGACAACCTACTGCTATGCTGTGGAAATTGCGTGCAAATTATCTCATCAGCTTTCCTGTCCAACATCTCAGACATTCTTCCTAATGGAGGAAGATCAGGACTGTGCCTTTATCAGCTCCCCCAACCTCTCACAATTTAATGGGGAGGAACAGGAAGAGCTGAGAAAATATCGCTGAAATGTGAATTAAGCATTTGGTTCTTTACCTGTCTTTATCTATCGCTATGTTTCAACTCTACTTCCTGgattttcccttctccccatcctGGGGCCACCCAAAGGTGTTTCCCTTCCCAGTtcattttgttaagaaaaaacaTATAGCAAAGTTGCTGGGAGGGACGAAGGTAGGAAAAATACAAACATCCTGAAAAATGCCTGTTGGCAGCTGTGTAATAAGAAAGTTGCCCCATGTAGCCATGGAGCTCTTCTTTACTCAGTCCACCCATTTACTGCATACCACAGTTATTAGGAGGAAGTAAGGGAAATGTTGCAGAAAAATGATTTGGAacgaagggagggaagagaggcacTGGGTGGAGGGGAAATTAGAATAATGCTTGATGATCCTGCCATGGTGCCTAAGCTCAAAACAGTTTACgtttacaaaattttctttattttgctagGGCCTTCCACATGGTAAGCAAATGTACtaactgagccaaatccccagacCAGAACTCTTGATAGTAGCCCACCACTAAGGTATGCTTTGTTTTTCTAGTGGGAAGCCTGACTTTGTGTTAAGTTTTGAAATTCTTGAAGACCAGGAATAgtgttttctccctctttataGCTGGCACACTCTTTCCTTTGAAGAGGTATGAGCACAGCTTGTGGCCTGATCAAGTGTGTGGACTGAAACTAAGTGAAAATGATTTACTTTGTGCATTAACTCTCAAACTGGGCTCAGCCCCGTAAACTCCATGTGAACTTACTATTCATTGCCCTCTGAGCCACACTGGTAATAGCAGGCATAGCAGCCATTTATTGACTGAcctgcatttttcatatatctaccTTACCCATTTAACAGTTCTAGTTTACGGATGAGAAAATTGGCACTCAGAAAACTTGTGTCTTGCCCAAAAAGGGATAGAGAACTTGAATCCAGATCAGTCTGGTTTCAAAGCCAGGCTCATGCCCCCAATCTTGTGATCTTGGATATCCTAGCAGTTGCTGGAGAACTGAAAGCCGCTAAATTTGGGGACTGAAAACCCTAGGACCCAATGCCCAGTTCTTGTCTCCCAAGGTAGCtgacatttcttttttgcttccccTCACCTGCCATTCCTCTCTCCAGTGTCTCCCTTCATTTTCTGGTTCCCCTGGGAACCACAGATGATTGGCATGTTGGGACACATTATGtcattcttgcttttgtttttttcctcattatgtGGGAGTgataaggaagagagaaaaagaaaaatgctgataaaataaacaatacaaaaatggAGACtcataaggagaaaataaaaatttaactcagACTTTCAATATTTGTGGCAATGGGTGACTCTGATGACCAGGTTTGGAGTTTTGGAGAGTGAAGTCTATCTGGAGGACAGAAAACCTGAGAACTAGGTTCCCTAATCTCACCACCTAGGAGATGCTGGGAATGACAGTAAGTGCACTTTCCCTGACTCCAATAGAATACTTTTTCCTCCAAGAAGAGACTAGATAACTATAGGCTACATCTATAGAAAACATTCATGACAGTGAGTGGTAGGGAACTAAAATGAGAGCAAGAATTCCTTTTTCCTAAACAGTTTAACTTGGAGAGATCCCCTCATCTAATGTGGTTGTAGAAGCAATGTCAAGAATAGAAGAATGGGAATCGAAGGGTCTCTTTTTCCCCAAAGAATTTgcctctctccttcctacccAATCTTCCTAACATCCAGCAGGCTCATGGCTAGTATCTGTATGTAGTTTATCCCTATTTCCTCCCCCTTTTCCCCCAGTGAAACTTTAGGACTTGGCTCTTGGGTGTGAGAACAGACCTAGGGAAGAGGATCAAGAAGTTCACAAgggatgtatttttttaatccctCATTTACTTGGTCCATGAGGTTCTCTGACCGCTTCTTTCCAAAAATCATTCATATTTTGCCTTCACAACATTTTTTCTAGACCTTAGCACTGTTACTAAACCTGATCTTAGAAATTTtagagagctgggtgtggtagaacatatctgtaaccccagtgactcaggaggctaaggcaggaagattgcaagttcaagtccaacctgggcaatttagaaagaccctgactcaaaataaaaaataaaataagtgctggggatgtagctcagtagtacagcattGGCACTcctggtttaatccctagtactataaaaacaaaaaaacttcagagaaaaacagCAAATGAAATGAGTTGTAGGGGACCAATCATAGATAAGCATGCAAGGACGAATGGCCACTCAAGGCAGTCAGGCACAATGGTGGTGTAAGCAGATATGTTTTCTAAAGCTGGTCTGCTTAGTGGTGGGAGTAGCCGGAGGAAGGACAGGGAGTGACTACAGGAAACCCTCACTTGGCAGAAAGAGGAACCTAGACCCAGGTTTGGGTTTCCCCTTCTTTCTGCCCAGCCTACAATTGCAAATCAGTTTCATTCTTAGTTCAGTTCTTCCATGGGGTCAGCTGTCCCCATTTCCCCTATGTTAGTCACTCCCTAGTCAAGTGACCAAGCCAGGCCCATCATCCAAAGGTGTATCTTTGAATCCATGCTTGGAAGGGCATGAAAGATGGATAAAGCACCTCACATATGAGATTCTAGCAGTTCAAACTCTCTTTTTTaagatactgggggttgaactctgCTTCTCATGCATGgtggcaaatgctccaccactgagccccagccccagtccaacACAGTTCAATTCCAACCAGAGACCATTTTGGGGGAGAAGCCAGTGTTGGGCAGGGAGATTTTAATTCCACATATCCTCCTCAGGGCTGGGGTAAATTTCACTTCTCCTATGGCATGGACAGGTGGCACTATCCTCCGCATTCCTGGAACTAAAGTTGGGCAGCTGAAATTTCACCCTCAGATTGAAAACCCGAATGGGACATACGAGAAACTCTCCTCTTCCCCAGCTCCCTCTAAACTTAGAAAGCTGTGCAAGTACTTGACAATTTCCCACTGCCTGGCAGGTGGGAGGTATGTGTAAAATGAGCAGACTATGTCTTTCCCTGTGCAGGTGAAAGCTCCTTATTACTGTTATAGGGGTCGGCTCCTTCTCAAGTCTGAGGGGGAGTTAAGTAGGGAAAGAAAGGCTTAGGGGGTCAGGCATCAGCAAGAGCAATGAGTTTgattgtgtgtggttttttttttttttttttgaggtaaatAAAAAACTTTATCCTGCAACACTTGGAGATAAGAATCTGTAAGCCCCCCACAAGTTCCAGACCTTGCTCCTGTCCTTCACATCAGGCTTTTCCGGTACTGACTGTGCTGGGTGGTCTGTTTGAGGTGGGAGTCGGGGGTCTGTAGGTCCATCTGTCTGTACAGGTCCCTCAGCTCCCTGACTTCCTGCAGCACTCTCTTTGCCTGGCTCCAGTTCGATGACGCCTCTCCTAGCAGCCGCTCTGTCTCCAGCAGCAGCTGCTCAGACTCAGAATCGGGTGGAGACCGTGGGGGGTCCTTGGCCTTTCGTTTGCCATCTCCCAGTCCCTGAACTTCTGCCAGCAGCTCCTGTGTCTTCTCGAGTTTCCTTGCTACCAGGTCCTGGATCCGGGACAGCTGCCCCGGGTGGGGTGGGCTGTGGGCTGGGGATTCCTCAGCCCGCAGTTGGAGGGTACGGGTTGGGGCAGCGTCCCGCTGAGACAGGATTTCCTCCAAGGAGGCACATCGACCTTTCTCTGTGGGGGTCAACTTCTTGGGTGCCTGGGGGGTGTAGGTGGCCCCCTTGTCTGGCTTTTCCCAAGGTCGAGGGAAGCTGCTTGCCCGGTCTGAGGAGGACTGGATCCGGTCAGAGTCTGCTCTCCGCCGACTGCCTGCGAGCTGGGCCACAGACTTGTCCAGGTCCACCCGAAAGCTCTCGGCACAAGAGGTTGGCTCCTCAGGGGAAGGGTCTTCCTCTTGGATCAGGTCCAAGGTCAGCATCCCATCTGAGGTAGAGGTCGAAGCCTGGGGAGAAGGGGTAGGAATCACGGGGGTAAACTGTCATCAGTAGAGACTTCAGCAATAACAGACTGACAGATACAAGCTGCTGTCATTTTCCTTCTCACTGTGCCTTCTCTGAATGAGACCTCTTCACTCTAGACTAAGcccttctattttatttgcaatttcttaattcttttgatGGTGatttgagctttttatttttccgTGACCTAATTTCTCCTGCTTGTTTCCCATATTTTCCCCTTTGCTACAAGCTTCCTCAGGAGTGTCTACTTCCTCTGTACTGTGGACTCCAAGCACAGCACTGGGCTTGGCACAGTAAATATCCTTTTCTATCTGCATCCTCTGAGCCACATACCTCAGCCACCAGGCTATCCTCCCAGCCAacttgtatacatttttttttgaaacagggtctagctaaattgctaaggctggtcttgactttgcaatcctcctgccttagcctcccaagtcactgggattataggtgcacaccACATGCCTAGCCAAACCTTGGTTCTTATTTCCAGAATactgtaacttttaaaaagtggtaaTATTCAATACTTCATATGTAGTTTATAAATGTGTTGTTTCAATCACCCTTTGTAGCAGCCCTTCAAGGTAGTATGactgtcccattttacagacatgCTGTTCCAAGGAACCACACAATTAACAGCAAAAGTTACGTTCTGCCTGACTCCAGAGTCTTTGTTCCTTCTACTGTATCTGACCGCTTCTCTCTCT
This genomic interval carries:
- the Plekho1 gene encoding pleckstrin homology domain-containing family O member 1, with product MMKKNNSTKRGLQDGNHQSAPPEKVGWVRKFCGKGIFREIWKNRYVVLKGDQLYISEKEVKDEKNIQEVFDLSDYEKCEELRKSKSRSKKNHSKFTLAHSKQPGNTAPNLIFLAVSPEEKESWINALNSAITRAKNRILDEVTVEEDSYLAHPTRDRAKIQHSRRPPTRGHLMAVASTSTSDGMLTLDLIQEEDPSPEEPTSCAESFRVDLDKSVAQLAGSRRRADSDRIQSSSDRASSFPRPWEKPDKGATYTPQAPKKLTPTEKGRCASLEEILSQRDAAPTRTLQLRAEESPAHSPPHPGQLSRIQDLVARKLEKTQELLAEVQGLGDGKRKAKDPPRSPPDSESEQLLLETERLLGEASSNWSQAKRVLQEVRELRDLYRQMDLQTPDSHLKQTTQHSQYRKSLM